Proteins from a genomic interval of Macaca mulatta isolate MMU2019108-1 chromosome 18, T2T-MMU8v2.0, whole genome shotgun sequence:
- the MYL12A gene encoding myosin regulatory light chain 12A isoform X2 translates to MSSKRAKTKTKKRPQRATSNVFAMFDQSQIQEFKEAFNMIDQNRDGFIDKEDLHDMLASLGKNPTDDYLDAMMNEAPGPINFTMFLTMFGEKLNGTDPEDVIRNAFACFDEEATGTIQEDYLRELLTTMGDRFTDEEVDELYREAPIDKKGNFNYIEFTRILKHGAKDKDD, encoded by the exons ATGTCAAGCAAAAGAGCAAAGACCAAGACCAAGAAGCGCCCTCAGCGCGCAACATCCAATGTGTTTGCCATGTTTGACCAGTCACAGATTCAGGAGTTCAAAGAGGCCTTCAACATGATTGATCAGAACAGAGATGGTTTCATCGACAAGGAAGATTTGCATGATATGCTTGCTTCATTGG ggAAGAATCCAACTGATGATTATCTGGATGCCATGATGAATGAAGCTCCAGGCCCCATCAATTTCACCATGTTCCTTACCATGTTTGGTGAGAAGTTAAATGGCACGGATCCTGAAGATGTCATCAGAAATGCTTTTGCTTGCTTTGATGAAGAAGCAACTG GCACCATTCAGGAAGATTACCTGAGAGAGCTGCTGACAACCATGGGGGATCGGTTTACGGATGAGGAAGTGGATGAGCTGTACAGAGAAGCACCTATTGACAAAAAGGGGAATTTCAATTACATCGAGTTCACACGCATCCTGAAACATGGAGCAAAAGACAAAGATGACTGA
- the MYL12A gene encoding myosin regulatory light chain 12A isoform X1 has protein sequence MDLTTTMSSKRAKTKTKKRPQRATSNVFAMFDQSQIQEFKEAFNMIDQNRDGFIDKEDLHDMLASLGKNPTDDYLDAMMNEAPGPINFTMFLTMFGEKLNGTDPEDVIRNAFACFDEEATGTIQEDYLRELLTTMGDRFTDEEVDELYREAPIDKKGNFNYIEFTRILKHGAKDKDD, from the exons ATG GACTTAACCACCACCATGTCAAGCAAAAGAGCAAAGACCAAGACCAAGAAGCGCCCTCAGCGCGCAACATCCAATGTGTTTGCCATGTTTGACCAGTCACAGATTCAGGAGTTCAAAGAGGCCTTCAACATGATTGATCAGAACAGAGATGGTTTCATCGACAAGGAAGATTTGCATGATATGCTTGCTTCATTGG ggAAGAATCCAACTGATGATTATCTGGATGCCATGATGAATGAAGCTCCAGGCCCCATCAATTTCACCATGTTCCTTACCATGTTTGGTGAGAAGTTAAATGGCACGGATCCTGAAGATGTCATCAGAAATGCTTTTGCTTGCTTTGATGAAGAAGCAACTG GCACCATTCAGGAAGATTACCTGAGAGAGCTGCTGACAACCATGGGGGATCGGTTTACGGATGAGGAAGTGGATGAGCTGTACAGAGAAGCACCTATTGACAAAAAGGGGAATTTCAATTACATCGAGTTCACACGCATCCTGAAACATGGAGCAAAAGACAAAGATGACTGA